CTTGTGCTATCAGTAAAATGTACAAGCTTGTGTGGTTTTATTATGGCGTGATTTCGAGTCTAAACAAAAACTAACTTAAGGCTTCACTCAACAACTCACGGTGCAACAAAGCACGATCCACTAAAGACTGGATTTGCTCAGACGAAAGTGGATCACCATTAGCATAATGCTCCATCCAAGTTTTACCAATCAAATTAGTATCATCTGGTAAAGTCGCTAAATCCCATCCAGGTATTGCTAACTCTTCCATGAGGCGATTTACCTTGGGGTCATAACTCAGAGCAAAACAACGACAACCTTCAGCTGCTGCCATAATCAAGCTGTGCAGACGCATTCCAATTGCCATCTCGACACCACGAAACACGCCTTTCAAAAGCTGCGGATCTTCGAGAGACAAAATCTTGCTGACATCTTTAAGATGCGGTTGAATAGCTTCGGCAATAATTAAATCTTCACTTTTTTGAAATGGCAGAAGTAGAATAAAAGCTTGCGTGGCTTTTTGAAAATCCACCAATGCGCGAGTCAGATTTGCTAAACGTGCTTCTGTGAGTTGGGGATGCGATCGCAAAGTTACAGCAACTCTCGGCGCAGGTAAATCCCAAAGTCCTGGTACTGGTTTAGATTCCAACGCCCAAACTGGGTCAGGAGCAAGGATACAAGGAATTTGCCAATCAGATAATAAACTAGCACTGGCGCGATCGCGTACACTGACTTTGGTACAATTGCCAAAGGTTTGCCGTGCTAAGTAGCGAGTTTGCGGACGCAGCAACGGGCCAATACCCTGCGCCCAAGCAACAGTTTTCAAACCTAATTTCTGTGCTAATACCATCAGTCCGCCATAATAAAATGGGCTGATAGTACTAGTAACATCTTGAATTAAACTCCCACCGCCCCAAATCAAGGCATCACAGGAGCGCAAAGCTTGCAGTACAGGTAAAACAGCCATGCGATTGTAGGTTTCTACATTGTAGCGATCGCGAGTTTCCTCTGGATTACCAGAAAGTACCACAGGCGTTACATCAGGTGGTAACATTTGCAAAAGTGTCGCTAACAAAGCTTCATCACCACCATTACCTTTACCGTAATACCCAGACAATAACGCTCGCATCTTAACCATTTTGTATTTTAGATTTTAAATTATTAATTAGTCTCTAGATAGTTGACAAAATATCCACTGTTTACCTTAAAGCTTATTAAATTTTCTTATAAAAAGATAAGAACATAGAAAAATAGGAAACTATTTTCTATTGAAACCTGACTTAAAAATGCTGAGCTATGAATTTTCTTAACTTCTAACTTTTGTACAGACGCGATTAATCGCGTCTCTCCCCTAACTCCTGTACAGACGCGTAGACGCTCGAAGAGCGGCTTCTCGTAAGAGTATAATCGCGTCTCCACTTCCAACTCCCAACTTACTTATTTATGCACGCCCTTTCGATTCCCACCTGGATTATTCATGTTTCTAGCGTTATTGAGTGGATTGCCGCTATTTGGTTAATCTGGACTTACGGCGAACTCACAGGTAACCGCAATTGGTGGGGATTATCCCTGGCCATGTTACCAGCTTTGGTCAGCGCCATGTGTGCTTGTACTTGGCATTATTTCGATAATGCCGAATCTCTAGAATGGCTGGTAACGCTGCAAGCTACTATGACATTAGTTGGTAATTTTACGCTTTGGGCAGCGGCGTTTTTGATTTGGCGTTCCACCAATGCCAACACTGTAACTGATGCTGTTGAGCCAAAATCTATCAAATCAGAGTGATCATGTCTAAAGAAACCCTATTTGCGCTTTCACTGTTTCCCTACTTGGGTTTCTTGTGGTTTATCAGCCGCAGTCAGCAAATGCCGCGTTTGGCGCTATATGGATTTTACGGTACTCTCGTGTTTGTCGCCGTCACTATCCCCGCAGGAATTTACGCTGTATTACATTATGGCAAATCTTTAGCAGATGTGGATTGGTTGCACGGAGGTGCAGAAGTATTTTTGACGCTTTCTAATATCTTGATTGTGGTGGGTTTCGCGCAAGCAGTAAAACAATTAAAAATGAAGGATGCAAAATAACAAGTCCAGCTATAGCAAGCGTCTTCAATGGTATTGAGTTATGAGGAAGAGGTAAATGGACGTAATTCCAGCGATTGATTTACTAGAAGGTCGTTGTGTGCGACTGTATCAGGGAGACTATGAGCGATCGCAAGTTTTTAGCGAAAACCCTGTAGATGTTGCAAAACAGTGGGTTGAGCAGGGTGCAACTAGATTGCACATAGTTGATTTAGATGGTGCGAAAGCAGGTAAAGTAGTAAACTTAGGGGCAATTGAAGCGATCGCTCAAGCGGTATCAGTACCAATTGAAATTGGTGGAGGATTGCGCGATCAGGCTAGCGTTCAACAGGTTTTCAATTTAGGTGTACAGTGGGCAATTCTTGGAACCATTGCCGTAGAACAACCCCAACTAGTGCAAGAACTCTGTCAAGAATTTCCCGAAAAGATTATTATTGGTATTGATGCCCGTAACGGTCGAGTAGCAACTCGCGGTTGGTTAGAAACCTCGGAAGTTTTAGCAACCCAACTGGCTGTACAAATGCAAGAATTAGGCGCAGCCGCCATAATTTACACCGATATTCACCGAGATGGTACACTCGAAGGCCCGAATTTAGAAGCCTTGCGAGAACTAGCTGCGGCAATTTCTATTCCTGTAATAGCCTCTGGTGGAGTGAGTTCTGTTACCGATTTGTTGAGTCTGCTGGCGTTAGAACCACAAGGCGTAACTGGTGTAATTGTTGGACGTGCCTTGTATACTGGTGATATTTTACTTAAAGAAGCATTGCGAGCGATCGGGCCAGGGCGAATTCAAGATATTCCACCCAATCTAGATTTTTCTACCTTCGCTTAATATTTTCTATCTTTGTAAAACAGTCTTGCGTTTTTAATTCACAGATGTGTCTTTATATTCAGAGATGCATCTGTGCCAGTTCCGTTCTAACGCTTTGTAACTCCCTCACAGATAAAGTAGGATTTTTTTTCATTTTCCGGATTGGGAGTTTATACTCTTGTATCCCCATATGTAAAGAGTTCACAACTATTAAATCTGCTCCTGTAAAACATTTATAACGTCAAGCTGAGCTTGGTATCATTAGCTTAAATAGTAAAAATAACTTGATGTCAAGAACTGACTAATAAATTTAAACCACTAACTACAAAGTTTATGTTCTAAATTTTCATCTAAAAACATTAAAAATAATGGGTTTCCTCTGTTCTAGAGACGTAAAAATCACAACGTCTCTATTTTTTTATTTTATTTAAAAGCAAATTTTTTGTGATATATTTCTGGAATCCAGAATACCAACTATGTAGTAAAAATTGTAGTTAATTTAAAAATTTAATTTTATGTCTAACCAAGAATCCAATCAACAACCAACAGGAGAAAAACCACAACCTCCTAACAATTTAGGAAAACCACGTAAAACAGAGTTCAAAAAACCGCCTAAAAACCCTCAAGTATAAGATTGTATTTATTGTTAGAGATTAGAGACGTAACTCTAATTACGTCTCTATAACTTAACAGGCTTATTTATTTTTAACTTGACTTTTTGCTTGCTCTAAAGCTATTTCTTTGATTGCTTGATATGAATTCACATTTGCAGTTCCTTCAATAGCTTTAACAGCCAAATCTTGAACTTGTTTTAGGGCAGATTCAAGTTGTTTAGAAAGGTTTTGAATGCGTGTTTCTTGATTAGTAATAGTTTGTTCTAAAGAGTGTAGTCTCTGTTCATAGAAACGCTTTTGCCCATCCACTTCTTTAGCATATAAATCTGCTTTTACCTTAGCTTGATAGTGGGCAATGCCTTTTCCTTCTTCTGTAGCTTTTTTGATAGCGGCTTCTTTATCTTTAGGAAATGCCTCTACTTTAGCTTTATATTCATCAAATTGTTTTTCTCTCTCAGAAATTACCTTCTCTCGTTCAGCCTGCTGTTTTTCTGTTTCTTCTAGTAATTCTTCTAGCTCTTTATATAACGCTTTTTGTCGTTGTTCGTATTCATCAGCCTCAAGTTTGCGCCTGAGTTCTAAATCATACTTATACTCTGCTGTATCTCGTTGCCGAGTTTTATTGAGATTTTCATTCCTTTCTTTTATCGCTTGTTGATGTTCGTCTTGCTCTTTACCCCAAGCGTTCCTTTGATCTAGTATTTCTTGTGATAATACCTCATAGCGCTGGCTAAACTCTTCCTGATAAGCTTTGGAATTATCTTCGTAAGATTGGATGAGAGTATCTAAGATATCTTCAGAAATTTCTAAATTATGTAATTGTGTTAATTGCTCAACTTCCTGCTCTACAAATTCTCTAATTTCTTCTAGCTTAGAAGCTCTTGTAGTTAGTTGTTCTGATAATTCATTAGCAGCACTACCAAAGCCTAACTGAATCTTTACTAAGCTTTCAATTGTAGAATTCATCTTTTGCTGGACAGTAGAAGGCTGATTCATAGCTGTTTTCTCTACTCTAGGTTTTTCTGGAGCTACAGGTTGGTTTTGTTTTCCTGCTTGGTCAAGTTGCGATTTAAGCGCCGCTTTTTCTTTAGCTAGCTCCTCATATGCTTGCAGAATCTCAACTTTAGTATTTTTGTCCGTTAGTTTTTTTACTACCACAATCAACCTCCTACTTCAAAAATGAAAAATAATTAGGGGAATTCAAAATAATTTCTATTTAGTAGCAGAACTACCAAAAGCCTTCATAGCTAAATCTTGTGCTTGTTTCAATGCAGTTTGTAGTTGAGCAGATATACCTTCTATTTGTTCAGTTTGTTTCTTAATCGTTTCTTCTAAAGATTGAATTCTTAATTCATAGCTCTGTTTATTAGCTTCCCATTCTTTATCAAATAAATCAGCTTCAACTTTAGTCTTTTGATTTGTTTCTTTGATTGCTTCTTCTCTAGCTTTTTTAACTGCTTCTTCGAGTTCGTTAGGAAATGCAGCTACTTTTTGTTGATATTCTGTAAATAGGGGCTGACGTTCTGTAAGTACTTTTTCTCTTTCTGCCCAGTCTTTATCTTTTTGTTGGTTGCTTTCTCGTATTTCCCTTTCCTGTTGTCGCTTTTTCTCGTCGTAGGCGTCTGTATTCAGTTTATGAGTAGTTCCTAATTTATACTGATATTCTTCTTGCTCTTGTTGGCGTTGTTTTGCTGATAAATCATTGTATGCTTGCAGCTTTTCTTCATACTCTGCTTGCTCTTTTTGCCATTCTTTACGCCTAGTTGTAACTTCTTTTTCTAATGCTTCTTTCTTACTAGTAATATCTTGTTCTAAAGTTTTTAGCTTTTCTTGATGTTCTTGATTTAAAATATCTAAAACATCTGCGACTATTCTAATTTGTTGAAGTTCTTGCAGACGTTGAGTTTCAATTTCTATAGCTTGGTTCAATTCATCTAATCTGGAGTTTTCTTTAGCTAATTTTTCAGATAGTGCATTTACAACACTGCCAAATTCTAATTGCAAATCAGCTAAACCTTTAACAATGCTATCGACGGTGTATGTCAAAGCTGCTTCGAGAATTTCTTGGTTTTTTGCTTTTTCTGCTTCTTCTTGTTTAGTTGCTATCTTTGATTCCAGCTTTTTCTTTTCTATAAGAATTTGTTGAAATGCTTGCATTAGTTGTTGTTTGCTGTCTTTGACTGCAACTATAGTCATATTTCAACTCCCTTGAATAGACAATGATGAATGAGGTAGCAAGGTATACCAAATACTACCCGATGCAGACATCAGGGTAGCTTTTAAATCAGTATTTAAAGCACAGTGCAAATACTGAATTTAAGAAACATATGACACTTAACTGTGGCGTGAATTCTCCACAGCAATGTCCTCTTATTTCTTAAGTATGGTTGATTATTTGAAGCTTGATAGTAATTTTGTACTATTGATTGTACTTAACTTGATCTGCTGTTGTCAAGACAGAATCGATGTTATTCAGGAATTTTGGGAATTAAAGATGCAAAATTGCTCAAAAGACTATTAGCAGCTTGTATCTCGAATCATTTACAATATAGAGGGGTCTGTTGCAGATGTTACTATTTGTAAAGGAATTTCTCCCAGTATGAAGCGTAGGCGCACTGAGATTAGATAATTGTCTCAATCATCATATTGATACAGCCGCAGTCCCAGACTTTTGTGATATCAATGTACACCAGTGAATCAACTAAGTATTCTGCAAGAGCGGATATCGGACAAACCAGCCGTATCCTAGTAGTAGAAGATGAAGAACTGATCCAGGAAATGCTAGCTGTAGCATTAGAAGAGGAAGGTTATGGGGTGATAACTGCCCCCGATGGGCGATCTGCTATAGAGTATCTTAAAAGCTTTGAACCTAGCTCAGGAGAACTTCCCTTTGACTTGGTAATTCTTGATTTGATGCTGCCTCAGATCAATGGGTTAGATATTTGCCGCTTGCTGCGTCATCAAGGCAACCCAGTACCGATTTTAATGCTCAGTGCTAAGGGTAGTGAAACTGACCGCGTTTTGGGGCTAGAAGTGGGAGCAGATGACTACCTGACTAAACCCTTTAGTATGCGCGAATTAGTAGCGCGTTGTCGCGCTCTACTCCGCCGTCAACGCTTAAGTAGTTTGCCTCAACTGCCAGTATTAAAATATAAGGATGTGATCTTGAATCCTCAAGAGTGCCGCGTGGTGGTTCGTGGTCAAGAGGTGAATCTTTCTCCCAAAGAGTTCCGCTTGCTGGAACTGTTTATGAGTTATGCCCGCCGGGTATGGTCACGCGAGCAATTGCTAGATCAAGTTTGGGGGCCAGATTTCGTTGGGGATAGTAAAACTGTAGACGTTCATATCCGTTGGTTACGCGAAAAATTAGAGCAAGACCCCAGTCGCCCCGAATATATTGTGACTGTGCGAGGTTTTGGCTATAGATTTGGATAATTAGTTGAGATAGTTGCTAGTTTTTAGTAGTCACCAAGAAACTAACAACTCAAATGCTCTTATTGGGATTTCTTCTGGGTTTAGCGGTAGGCATTGGGTTTTGGGTTTGGCAACAGGTTCAACTTAACCGCTACCTGGGGCGTGGACTCCATCAACCGTTAAACTCCCATGCTTACAAGGTAGCACTGCCGCTGATTCCTCGTCTGCGGCGGGAAATATTCATGGTGAAGCAGCAACGGCAAGATTTGCAGCAGTCGTTGCAAACTTACCAAGATTTGCTGGATTTTGCTCCAGTAGGATATTTGCAGGTGGATGAAGAAAATCAGCTACTTTGGTGCAATCAGCAAGCGCGGGAAGTATTGTATCTGCAAAGATGGCAACCGGGACAGGTGCGCTTGTTATTGGAGTTGGTTCGGTCTTATGAACTTGACCAGTTAATTGA
This region of Nostoc sp. UHCC 0302 genomic DNA includes:
- a CDS encoding response regulator transcription factor, whose translation is MYTSESTKYSARADIGQTSRILVVEDEELIQEMLAVALEEEGYGVITAPDGRSAIEYLKSFEPSSGELPFDLVILDLMLPQINGLDICRLLRHQGNPVPILMLSAKGSETDRVLGLEVGADDYLTKPFSMRELVARCRALLRRQRLSSLPQLPVLKYKDVILNPQECRVVVRGQEVNLSPKEFRLLELFMSYARRVWSREQLLDQVWGPDFVGDSKTVDVHIRWLREKLEQDPSRPEYIVTVRGFGYRFG
- a CDS encoding DUF3593 domain-containing protein; its protein translation is MMSKETLFALSLFPYLGFLWFISRSQQMPRLALYGFYGTLVFVAVTIPAGIYAVLHYGKSLADVDWLHGGAEVFLTLSNILIVVGFAQAVKQLKMKDAK
- the hisA gene encoding 1-(5-phosphoribosyl)-5-[(5-phosphoribosylamino)methylideneamino]imidazole-4-carboxamide isomerase, with amino-acid sequence MDVIPAIDLLEGRCVRLYQGDYERSQVFSENPVDVAKQWVEQGATRLHIVDLDGAKAGKVVNLGAIEAIAQAVSVPIEIGGGLRDQASVQQVFNLGVQWAILGTIAVEQPQLVQELCQEFPEKIIIGIDARNGRVATRGWLETSEVLATQLAVQMQELGAAAIIYTDIHRDGTLEGPNLEALRELAAAISIPVIASGGVSSVTDLLSLLALEPQGVTGVIVGRALYTGDILLKEALRAIGPGRIQDIPPNLDFSTFA
- a CDS encoding DUF2499 domain-containing protein translates to MHALSIPTWIIHVSSVIEWIAAIWLIWTYGELTGNRNWWGLSLAMLPALVSAMCACTWHYFDNAESLEWLVTLQATMTLVGNFTLWAAAFLIWRSTNANTVTDAVEPKSIKSE
- the csaB gene encoding polysaccharide pyruvyl transferase CsaB; this encodes MRALLSGYYGKGNGGDEALLATLLQMLPPDVTPVVLSGNPEETRDRYNVETYNRMAVLPVLQALRSCDALIWGGGSLIQDVTSTISPFYYGGLMVLAQKLGLKTVAWAQGIGPLLRPQTRYLARQTFGNCTKVSVRDRASASLLSDWQIPCILAPDPVWALESKPVPGLWDLPAPRVAVTLRSHPQLTEARLANLTRALVDFQKATQAFILLLPFQKSEDLIIAEAIQPHLKDVSKILSLEDPQLLKGVFRGVEMAIGMRLHSLIMAAAEGCRCFALSYDPKVNRLMEELAIPGWDLATLPDDTNLIGKTWMEHYANGDPLSSEQIQSLVDRALLHRELLSEALS